A genomic segment from Streptomyces sp. NBC_00459 encodes:
- a CDS encoding IclR family transcriptional regulator, producing the protein MAILGAYTPQRPELTLARICRITGLSHATAHRLVGELTAWGALERVPSGAYVIGLRLWELGSLNPRGLPLRVRAMPVMEDLHAATQQHVQLAVLDGTDALVVERISTTGAVPVVSGVGGRLPLHASAVGQVLLAHAGEELFDEVARHGLSGFTPRTITDPAALRVVLAECRRTGVAVVREEMSPDAYSVAAPITGSKGHVVAALSVVGADARTHLLVPAVVLAARGISRARGADAEA; encoded by the coding sequence CTGGCGATCCTGGGGGCGTACACGCCGCAGCGCCCGGAGCTGACGCTCGCCCGGATATGCCGGATCACCGGCCTCAGCCACGCCACCGCGCACCGGTTGGTCGGCGAACTGACCGCGTGGGGAGCACTGGAACGTGTCCCCAGTGGCGCCTACGTCATCGGCCTGCGCCTGTGGGAGCTGGGCAGCCTCAACCCGCGGGGGCTGCCGCTGCGCGTCCGGGCGATGCCGGTGATGGAGGACCTGCACGCCGCCACGCAGCAGCACGTACAGCTGGCCGTCCTCGACGGCACCGACGCCCTCGTCGTCGAACGGATCTCCACGACAGGAGCGGTTCCGGTGGTCTCCGGGGTCGGAGGACGGCTGCCCCTGCACGCGTCCGCCGTCGGGCAGGTGCTGCTGGCCCACGCCGGCGAGGAGCTGTTCGACGAGGTCGCACGGCACGGCCTCTCCGGCTTCACACCCAGGACCATCACCGATCCCGCCGCACTGCGTGTGGTGTTGGCGGAATGCCGGCGGACCGGCGTCGCCGTCGTGCGCGAGGAGATGAGCCCGGACGCCTACTCGGTGGCGGCACCGATCACCGGCTCGAAAGGGCACGTCGTCGCGGCCCTGTCCGTGGTGGGTGCCGATGCCCGGACCCACCTGCTGGTGCCGGCGGTCGTGCTGGCCGCCCGCGGCATCTCGCGAGCCCGAGGGGCCGACGCCGAGGCGTGA
- a CDS encoding MFS transporter has protein sequence MHEDSRRGSRGNATWPPVTLLVLAICGITVVADGYDVVVYGAVIPSLLHEPGWGLTPAGAGLIGSFALVGMLIGATTVGTLTDTLGRRKMLIGCLIWFSVMTGLCATATSPEVFGLFRFLAGLGLGGVLPTASALVGEYSHPRTRNLVFATLFSGFPVGGIIAALTGIFALPRFGWQVMFLLGLLPLLLVLPLAIRFLPESITFLRAKGRHAEADRIADRWNITSDDPQQGVPAPEQSPSGTDTGSLSPVRALFSRSYVGATVCFLVMTCLCLFMIYGFNTWLPEIMRRAGYSAGSSLGFLLVFNIGAVVGTIVISLAADRFGSKPIITTTYLVSSMAVVLLSLRLPTTVLYAAVALGGVGAMGTQSFVLAYVSKHYPVRMGATAMGWTLGFGRLGSMLAPPLLGVIIGAGLAFQWNFYALAVPGVIGALLVGLVPRAPEAAVAPGHGGVGGTARPLAGQT, from the coding sequence ATGCACGAAGACAGCCGCAGAGGAAGTCGTGGCAACGCCACCTGGCCCCCCGTGACACTGCTGGTACTCGCGATCTGTGGGATCACCGTCGTAGCCGACGGGTACGACGTCGTCGTCTACGGCGCGGTGATTCCGTCCCTGCTCCACGAACCCGGCTGGGGCCTCACCCCCGCCGGTGCCGGTCTGATCGGTTCATTCGCTCTCGTCGGGATGCTCATCGGAGCCACGACGGTCGGCACGCTCACCGACACTCTGGGCCGACGCAAGATGCTGATCGGCTGCCTGATCTGGTTCTCGGTGATGACAGGCCTGTGTGCGACGGCCACCTCGCCGGAGGTGTTCGGCCTCTTCCGCTTCCTCGCCGGCCTCGGTCTCGGCGGTGTGCTGCCAACCGCGAGCGCGCTGGTGGGTGAGTACTCGCACCCCAGGACGCGCAACCTGGTCTTCGCGACCCTCTTCAGCGGCTTCCCCGTAGGCGGCATCATCGCCGCCCTCACCGGAATCTTCGCGCTGCCCCGGTTCGGCTGGCAGGTGATGTTCCTCCTCGGCCTCCTCCCGCTGCTCCTCGTCCTGCCGCTGGCCATCAGGTTTCTGCCGGAATCGATCACGTTCCTCCGGGCGAAGGGACGGCACGCCGAGGCCGACAGGATCGCGGACCGCTGGAACATCACCTCGGACGACCCGCAGCAAGGCGTACCGGCGCCCGAGCAGAGCCCGTCCGGTACCGACACGGGCAGCCTGTCGCCGGTACGGGCACTCTTCTCACGCAGCTACGTCGGAGCGACGGTGTGCTTCCTGGTGATGACGTGCCTGTGCCTCTTCATGATCTACGGCTTCAACACCTGGCTCCCGGAGATCATGCGCCGCGCCGGCTACTCCGCGGGCTCCTCGCTCGGCTTCCTCCTCGTGTTCAACATCGGAGCCGTCGTCGGCACCATCGTCATCTCCCTGGCGGCCGACCGATTCGGATCCAAACCGATCATCACGACGACCTACCTCGTGTCCAGCATGGCCGTCGTACTGCTCAGCCTGCGGCTGCCCACGACGGTGCTGTACGCGGCCGTCGCGCTGGGTGGTGTCGGGGCGATGGGCACGCAGTCGTTCGTCCTCGCCTATGTCTCCAAGCACTATCCGGTACGTATGGGCGCCACGGCGATGGGCTGGACGCTGGGGTTCGGCCGTCTCGGCTCGATGCTCGCCCCGCCGCTGCTCGGGGTCATCATCGGAGCCGGCCTGGCGTTCCAGTGGAACTTCTACGCGCTCGCCGTACCCGGCGTCATCGGCGCCCTGCTGGTCGGGCTGGTTCCCCGCGCACCGGAAGCGGCAGTGGCCCCAGGTCACGGGGGTGTTGGCGGGACCGCGCGTCCCCTCGCGGGCCAGACATGA
- a CDS encoding LysR family substrate-binding domain-containing protein, whose product MAVLPTGHPPAGRREVPLVALADESIVVHPSRDRSSMHGRVLAACARAGFEPSAPVEVGESATLVVFVAAGHGVALVPESVQSLRLDGVTYLPFVETEAVDLGLARRAGPNSPAAEQVAVVIEACVRR is encoded by the coding sequence GTGGCGGTCCTGCCCACCGGCCATCCGCCGGCAGGCCGGCGCGAGGTCCCCCTCGTGGCACTTGCCGACGAATCGATCGTCGTCCACCCCTCCCGTGACCGTTCCTCCATGCACGGCCGGGTCCTCGCAGCGTGCGCCCGGGCCGGCTTCGAACCGTCCGCTCCGGTCGAGGTCGGCGAGAGCGCGACGCTGGTCGTGTTCGTCGCAGCGGGCCACGGAGTCGCCCTGGTCCCGGAGTCGGTGCAGAGTCTCCGCCTCGACGGTGTGACGTACCTGCCGTTCGTCGAGACGGAAGCCGTCGACCTGGGTCTGGCGCGCCGAGCGGGCCCGAACTCACCGGCCGCGGAACAGGTCGCAGTGGTCATCGAGGCATGCGTGAGGCGGTGA
- the dhaK gene encoding dihydroxyacetone kinase subunit DhaK: MKMLINVPETVVADALRGMAAAHPELTVDVENRVIVRRDAPVAGKVALVSGGGSGHEPLHGGFVGPGMLSAACPGEVFTSPVPDQMVRAAAAVDSGAGVLFVVKNYTGDVLNFDMAAELAEDEGIQVAKVLVNDDVAVTDSLYTAGRRGTGGTLFVEKIAGAAADEGRPLEQVRSVAQQVNDSSRSFGVALGACTTPAKGSPTFDLPPGQLELGVGIHGEPGRERRPMMTSGEIADFAVEAVLEDLNPRNPVLVLVNGMGATPLLELYGFNAEVQRVLAGRGVSVARTLVGNYVTSLDMAGASVTLCEIDEELLRLWDAPVRTAGLRWGM, encoded by the coding sequence ATGAAGATGCTCATCAACGTTCCGGAGACCGTGGTCGCGGACGCACTGCGGGGCATGGCAGCGGCGCATCCCGAGCTGACCGTCGACGTGGAGAACCGGGTGATCGTACGGCGGGACGCGCCCGTTGCCGGGAAAGTGGCCCTCGTATCCGGTGGCGGATCGGGGCACGAGCCGCTGCACGGCGGCTTCGTGGGGCCGGGGATGCTGTCGGCGGCCTGTCCGGGTGAGGTGTTCACGTCTCCCGTGCCCGATCAGATGGTGCGGGCCGCGGCTGCCGTGGACAGCGGGGCAGGCGTCCTGTTCGTGGTGAAGAACTACACCGGCGACGTCCTCAACTTCGACATGGCGGCCGAACTCGCCGAGGACGAGGGCATCCAGGTGGCGAAGGTCCTCGTCAACGACGACGTCGCCGTCACCGACAGCCTCTACACGGCCGGGCGGCGCGGTACGGGCGGCACGTTGTTCGTGGAGAAGATCGCCGGTGCGGCGGCGGACGAGGGCCGCCCGTTGGAGCAGGTGCGCTCCGTCGCCCAGCAGGTCAACGACAGTTCCCGCAGCTTCGGCGTCGCGCTCGGCGCCTGCACCACCCCGGCGAAGGGCAGCCCCACCTTCGATCTGCCGCCGGGCCAACTGGAGTTGGGCGTCGGCATCCACGGCGAACCGGGCCGGGAGCGGCGGCCGATGATGACCTCGGGCGAGATCGCCGACTTCGCGGTGGAAGCCGTACTGGAGGATCTCAACCCGCGCAATCCCGTGCTGGTCCTGGTCAACGGGATGGGCGCGACGCCGCTGCTGGAGCTGTACGGGTTCAACGCCGAGGTGCAGCGGGTGCTGGCCGGGCGCGGAGTGTCCGTTGCCCGCACGCTCGTCGGCAACTACGTCACCTCGCTCGACATGGCCGGCGCCTCGGTGACCCTGTGCGAGATCGACGAGGAACTGCTGCGCCTGTGGGACGCGCCGGTGCGGACGGCGGGTCTGCGCTGGGGCATGTGA
- the dhaL gene encoding dihydroxyacetone kinase subunit DhaL, which yields MLDADFFRRWMTATAVSVGREAERLTALDSPIGDADHGSNLRRGFDAVATVVAEKVPDTPGAVLVLAGSRLISTVGGASGPLYGTLLRRTGKALGEAAEVSTEQFTDALRIGVDAVMALGGAAPGDKTMIDALVPTVDALADSFAAARTAAEQGALATTPLQARKGRASYLGERSIGHQDPGATSAALLIAALAETAGE from the coding sequence GTGCTCGACGCCGACTTCTTCCGCCGCTGGATGACGGCGACGGCCGTGTCCGTCGGCCGCGAGGCGGAGCGGCTCACCGCCCTGGACTCGCCGATCGGCGACGCCGACCACGGCAGCAATCTGCGGCGCGGCTTCGACGCCGTGGCCACCGTCGTGGCGGAGAAGGTGCCGGACACCCCCGGTGCCGTCCTCGTTCTCGCCGGAAGCCGGCTCATCTCGACGGTCGGCGGAGCCTCGGGCCCCCTGTACGGAACGTTGCTGCGCCGGACGGGCAAGGCGCTCGGCGAAGCTGCCGAGGTGAGCACGGAACAGTTCACGGACGCGCTGCGCATCGGGGTGGACGCGGTGATGGCGCTCGGTGGGGCGGCCCCCGGCGACAAGACGATGATCGACGCTCTCGTGCCCACCGTGGACGCCCTCGCCGACTCGTTCGCCGCCGCACGCACGGCCGCCGAACAGGGCGCCCTCGCGACCACGCCCCTGCAGGCCCGGAAGGGCAGAGCGAGCTATCTCGGCGAGCGCAGTATCGGTCACCAGGACCCGGGGGCCACCTCGGCGGCGCTGCTGATCGCGGCTCTCGCGGAGACCGCCGGTGAGTGA
- a CDS encoding PTS-dependent dihydroxyacetone kinase phosphotransferase subunit DhaM, giving the protein MSDGTGVSGEKGGQLVGVVLVSHSAAVAASVADLARALVGGGATVPVAAAGGTESGDFGTSAELITAAARSVDRGAGVAVLTDLGSAVLTVKALLAEGDELPDGTRLLDAPFVEGAVAAIVTASTGAGLAAVEAAASEAYTYRKV; this is encoded by the coding sequence GTGAGTGACGGGACCGGCGTGAGCGGCGAGAAGGGCGGGCAACTGGTCGGGGTCGTGCTGGTGTCGCACAGCGCGGCGGTGGCGGCCTCGGTGGCGGATTTGGCCCGCGCGCTCGTCGGCGGCGGTGCGACCGTTCCCGTCGCCGCGGCGGGCGGTACCGAGTCCGGCGACTTCGGCACGAGCGCCGAGCTGATCACCGCGGCGGCCCGTTCCGTCGACCGGGGTGCCGGGGTCGCCGTCCTGACGGACCTGGGCAGCGCGGTCCTCACGGTGAAGGCGCTCCTGGCGGAGGGCGACGAACTCCCGGACGGCACCCGCCTGCTGGACGCCCCGTTCGTCGAGGGTGCGGTGGCCGCGATCGTCACGGCTTCCACGGGAGCCGGCCTCGCGGCGGTCGAGGCGGCGGCCTCGGAGGCGTACACGTACCGGAAGGTGTGA
- a CDS encoding glycoside hydrolase family 75 protein, translated as MRVQTLTLAVAGAALLAPTTLPTSVHPNEPVRYEGSVRASDLLAKVRDCVRVSNGYYRSDAGAHADIPVCGTEDVVFWKADMDIDCDGQPGPRCNGRTDPYFADTTAFQQSDGRYLDPERLPFIVVPMAGSIWNYRDYGIRGGSVAAVVYKDRVQYAVVGDTGPHDIIGEASYATAAALGINPDPHGGGTASGVTYIVFKNSRVSPIENHAAAVETGERLAKQFVGASAEGAAGAESDETLADD; from the coding sequence GTGCGTGTCCAGACGCTGACGCTGGCCGTGGCCGGCGCCGCCCTGCTCGCCCCGACGACGCTGCCCACGTCCGTCCACCCGAACGAGCCGGTGCGGTACGAGGGCAGTGTCCGGGCCTCCGACCTGCTGGCCAAGGTGCGTGACTGCGTCCGCGTGTCCAACGGCTACTACCGCAGCGACGCCGGGGCCCACGCGGACATCCCCGTCTGCGGCACCGAGGACGTCGTCTTCTGGAAGGCCGACATGGACATCGACTGCGACGGTCAACCCGGTCCGCGGTGCAACGGGCGCACCGACCCTTACTTCGCCGACACCACCGCCTTCCAGCAGTCCGACGGCCGCTATCTGGACCCCGAACGCCTGCCGTTCATCGTCGTCCCGATGGCCGGCAGCATCTGGAACTACCGGGACTACGGCATCCGGGGCGGCTCGGTCGCGGCCGTCGTCTACAAGGACCGTGTGCAGTACGCGGTCGTCGGTGACACCGGCCCGCACGACATCATCGGCGAGGCGTCCTACGCCACCGCCGCGGCGCTGGGCATCAACCCCGACCCGCACGGCGGCGGAACGGCCTCCGGCGTCACGTACATCGTCTTCAAGAACTCCAGAGTGTCGCCGATCGAGAACCACGCGGCGGCGGTGGAGACGGGGGAGCGGCTGGCGAAGCAGTTCGTCGGCGCGAGTGCCGAGGGCGCTGCGGGCGCCGAGAGCGACGAGACCTTGGCAGACGACTGA
- a CDS encoding fibronectin type III domain-containing protein: MRRVARYVTSVCGVLLLTVSCAWSGDGSGSDGRLPPAPAGVTAAAGSATSAHVMWNRAPDGPEVSAYEVYRGTVKVKEVPGSEHMVDIVGLAPSTPYVFTVRARNTDGRAGPLSEGVRTTTPAASGADTSAPTRPGRTRGRPTGSRSVQLSWGASTDEQGVVSYDVHQGGSRIHTVSGERTTAVVTGLRPGTRYTFTVRARDAADNISPAGDPVRLTTAPGTDDGRATAPTGFRTTARRADGAYYLDLSWIPPHADGLVTEYEIQLDGRPATSLVWGGPAPRERASYSFYAGRDAGIAYRVRIRARLPDGTWGGFSAERTVVTAP; this comes from the coding sequence GTGCGACGCGTCGCCCGGTACGTCACGTCCGTCTGCGGGGTACTGCTGCTCACCGTCTCCTGCGCCTGGAGCGGGGACGGGAGCGGCTCCGACGGCCGACTCCCGCCCGCCCCGGCCGGGGTCACGGCCGCCGCGGGCAGCGCGACCAGCGCGCACGTGATGTGGAACCGGGCGCCGGACGGGCCCGAGGTCTCCGCGTACGAGGTGTACCGCGGCACGGTGAAGGTGAAGGAGGTGCCCGGCTCGGAGCACATGGTGGACATCGTCGGCCTCGCCCCGTCCACGCCGTACGTCTTCACCGTGCGGGCCCGGAACACCGACGGGCGCGCCGGACCACTCAGCGAGGGCGTCCGCACGACGACCCCCGCCGCGTCCGGCGCTGACACCAGTGCCCCGACCCGTCCCGGCCGCACCCGGGGCAGGCCCACCGGCAGCCGGTCGGTCCAGCTGTCCTGGGGCGCGTCGACGGACGAACAGGGGGTGGTCTCGTACGACGTCCACCAGGGCGGGTCGAGGATCCACACCGTCAGTGGGGAGCGGACGACGGCCGTGGTCACCGGGCTGCGGCCGGGCACCCGCTACACCTTCACCGTCCGCGCCCGCGACGCCGCGGACAACATCTCCCCCGCCGGCGACCCCGTACGTCTCACCACCGCACCCGGCACCGACGACGGCCGCGCCACCGCCCCCACCGGCTTCCGCACGACGGCCCGTCGCGCCGACGGGGCCTACTACCTCGATCTGTCCTGGATTCCGCCACATGCGGACGGTCTCGTCACGGAGTACGAGATCCAGCTCGACGGGCGTCCGGCCACCTCCCTCGTGTGGGGCGGGCCCGCTCCGCGCGAACGGGCGTCGTACAGCTTCTACGCGGGCCGGGACGCGGGGATCGCGTACCGGGTGCGGATCAGGGCGCGGCTCCCGGACGGGACGTGGGGCGGGTTCTCGGCGGAGCGGACGGTGGTGACGGCGCCGTAG
- a CDS encoding putative protein N(5)-glutamine methyltransferase: protein MPSSSHSLNSSSASVVAALRAAGCVFAEDEARLILSAARDPEEAAAMVARRASGLPLEHVLGWAEFSGLRITVEPGVFVPRRRTEFLVAEALVQAPDASVVVDLCCGSGAVGAALAAVLTGVELHAADIDPVAVRCAHRNVAAYGGHAHEGDLFDALPVDLRGRVGILAANVPYVPTEEVGLLPPEARDHEPLVALDGGGDGLDVLRRVAAGAWHWLAPGGCLLIETSERQAPSAVEAFEAAGLVTRLAESDELYAHVVVGVRP from the coding sequence ATGCCCTCCAGTTCTCATTCGCTCAACTCCTCCTCGGCCTCCGTTGTCGCCGCCCTGCGCGCGGCCGGCTGCGTCTTCGCCGAGGACGAGGCACGGTTGATACTCTCCGCCGCCCGTGATCCGGAGGAAGCGGCCGCCATGGTCGCCCGCCGGGCCTCGGGCCTGCCGCTCGAACACGTCCTCGGCTGGGCCGAGTTCAGCGGGCTGCGCATCACCGTCGAGCCCGGTGTCTTCGTGCCGCGCCGACGTACCGAGTTCCTCGTCGCCGAGGCACTTGTCCAGGCCCCGGACGCGTCCGTCGTCGTGGACCTGTGCTGCGGCTCGGGCGCGGTCGGCGCCGCGCTGGCCGCCGTACTCACCGGAGTCGAACTGCACGCCGCCGACATCGACCCCGTGGCCGTGCGCTGCGCCCACCGCAATGTCGCCGCGTACGGCGGCCACGCCCACGAGGGCGATCTGTTCGACGCCCTGCCCGTCGACCTGCGCGGCCGGGTCGGCATCCTCGCCGCCAACGTGCCCTACGTCCCCACCGAGGAGGTCGGTCTGCTGCCCCCGGAAGCCCGCGACCACGAACCCCTGGTCGCCCTGGACGGCGGCGGCGACGGCCTCGACGTGCTGCGGCGGGTCGCTGCGGGGGCATGGCATTGGCTGGCCCCCGGCGGCTGCCTCCTGATCGAGACGAGTGAACGCCAGGCACCGTCGGCGGTCGAGGCGTTCGAGGCGGCAGGTCTGGTGACCCGGCTCGCGGAGTCCGACGAGCTGTACGCGCATGTGGTGGTCGGGGTCCGGCCCTAG
- a CDS encoding GNAT family N-acetyltransferase: MSAGAPHVLDNPALASLTGPHAHFAERRGRVLRYPVDVSPWLALPDEPDADDWADVAALAGPGAEVPLAGFAGQLPAGWEITFEIDGVQFVDDGLAAAPDQEAVRLGPADVPEMLDLVERTQPGPFLPRTVEMGTYLGIRREGALVAMAGERLHPPGWTEISAVCTDPAVRGQGLATRLILAVAHGIRERGETPFLHTAARNTHAIRLYESLGFRLRRRTAFLAARVPERLGDERELAVP, encoded by the coding sequence ATGAGCGCCGGCGCGCCGCACGTCCTCGACAACCCCGCCCTGGCCTCGCTGACCGGCCCGCACGCCCACTTCGCCGAGCGGCGCGGCCGGGTGCTGCGCTACCCCGTCGACGTGTCGCCGTGGCTGGCGCTGCCCGACGAACCCGACGCCGACGACTGGGCCGACGTCGCCGCGCTGGCGGGCCCCGGCGCCGAAGTGCCACTGGCGGGCTTCGCGGGACAGCTTCCGGCGGGCTGGGAGATCACGTTCGAGATCGATGGCGTTCAGTTCGTGGACGACGGCCTCGCCGCCGCGCCGGACCAGGAAGCGGTCCGCCTCGGCCCGGCAGACGTGCCGGAGATGCTCGACCTCGTCGAACGGACCCAGCCCGGCCCTTTCCTGCCCCGCACCGTCGAGATGGGCACCTACCTGGGCATCCGCCGCGAGGGCGCCCTCGTCGCCATGGCGGGGGAGCGGCTGCACCCGCCCGGCTGGACCGAGATCAGCGCGGTCTGCACCGACCCAGCGGTGCGCGGCCAGGGCCTGGCGACCCGGCTGATCCTCGCTGTCGCCCACGGCATCCGGGAACGCGGCGAGACGCCCTTCCTGCACACCGCCGCCCGGAACACCCACGCCATCCGGCTCTACGAGTCCCTCGGCTTCCGGCTGCGCCGCAGAACCGCGTTCCTGGCCGCCAGGGTGCCCGAACGCCTGGGCGACGAGCGGGAGTTGGCGGTGCCGTAG
- a CDS encoding quinone oxidoreductase family protein, translating to MPKAYVFTRFGGPETEAFVDVDRPRPGPGQLLVAVHAAGVNPVDWKQRTGYARAGGVARELPAVLGNEVAGVVEEVGEDVTGFAVGDAVFGNPVAGGYAEYALLPVTVTAPKPASLSFTDAAALPVAAATAYDGVDQLALPEGATLVVTGAGGGVGAAILQIARTRGLRVVGVASDGKKDFVESLGAVHVPSGTDLAARVRAAAPEGVDGVYDLVGGEVLAAAATLLTDRTKLITAGAPADVAEGLGGARVARARNAAVLEAVADLVVHGDLDPHVTSTFPLDRAGEALRTVEEGHARGKIVIEVAR from the coding sequence ATGCCCAAGGCGTACGTCTTCACACGGTTCGGCGGCCCGGAGACCGAGGCGTTCGTCGACGTGGACCGGCCGCGCCCCGGCCCGGGACAACTTCTTGTGGCGGTGCACGCGGCCGGCGTGAACCCCGTCGACTGGAAGCAGCGCACCGGCTACGCCCGTGCGGGGGGTGTGGCGCGCGAACTGCCCGCCGTCCTCGGCAACGAGGTCGCGGGGGTGGTCGAAGAGGTCGGCGAGGACGTCACCGGCTTCGCCGTCGGGGATGCGGTCTTCGGCAACCCGGTCGCCGGCGGCTACGCCGAATACGCGCTGCTGCCCGTCACGGTGACCGCCCCCAAGCCCGCCTCGCTGTCGTTCACGGACGCGGCGGCCCTGCCCGTCGCGGCGGCCACCGCGTACGACGGCGTCGACCAGCTGGCCCTGCCGGAGGGCGCGACCCTGGTGGTCACCGGTGCGGGTGGCGGGGTCGGCGCCGCCATCCTCCAGATCGCCCGCACCCGCGGACTGCGGGTCGTCGGAGTCGCGAGCGACGGCAAGAAGGACTTCGTCGAGTCGTTGGGCGCGGTCCACGTCCCGTCCGGCACCGACCTGGCCGCACGGGTGCGGGCGGCGGCCCCGGAGGGCGTCGACGGCGTCTACGACCTGGTCGGCGGCGAGGTGCTCGCGGCGGCCGCGACCCTGCTGACCGACCGCACGAAGCTGATCACGGCGGGCGCCCCCGCGGACGTCGCGGAGGGACTGGGCGGTGCCCGCGTCGCTCGCGCCCGCAACGCAGCCGTCCTCGAAGCGGTCGCGGACCTGGTCGTACACGGCGACCTGGACCCGCATGTGACCAGCACTTTCCCACTCGACCGCGCCGGCGAGGCGCTGCGCACGGTGGAAGAGGGCCACGCACGCGGCAAGATCGTGATCGAGGTCGCCCGATGA
- a CDS encoding sulfite oxidase-like oxidoreductase, whose protein sequence is MNVTRGFTGRPRVQNAGLPPGQYDAGDDWPVLSAEVTPDLTPADWSFRIDGLVAAPRTWDWAEAHALPASAYEGDIHCVTSWSKFGVRFGGVSLDAFLEAARPDASATHAVAYSHTGYTTNLPLADLTGGRAWIAWEYEGQPLPAEHGGPARLLVPHLYFWKSAKWIAGLRLLDHDEPGFWEQNGYHARGNPWEEQRYSGD, encoded by the coding sequence ATGAACGTCACCCGAGGCTTCACCGGACGCCCGCGCGTCCAGAACGCCGGGCTGCCGCCCGGCCAGTACGACGCGGGCGACGACTGGCCCGTCCTGTCCGCCGAGGTCACCCCCGACCTGACGCCCGCGGACTGGTCCTTCCGGATCGACGGCCTGGTGGCCGCGCCGCGCACCTGGGACTGGGCCGAGGCCCACGCGCTGCCCGCGTCGGCGTACGAGGGTGACATCCACTGTGTGACGAGCTGGTCGAAGTTCGGGGTGCGGTTCGGCGGCGTGTCCCTGGACGCGTTCCTCGAAGCGGCGCGGCCCGACGCGTCGGCCACCCACGCCGTCGCCTACTCGCACACCGGCTACACCACGAACCTCCCGCTCGCCGACCTGACCGGCGGCCGGGCGTGGATCGCCTGGGAGTACGAGGGACAGCCGCTCCCCGCCGAGCACGGCGGCCCGGCGCGGCTGCTGGTGCCGCACCTGTACTTCTGGAAGAGCGCCAAGTGGATCGCCGGTCTGCGGCTCCTCGACCACGACGAGCCGGGGTTCTGGGAACAGAACGGCTATCACGCGCGCGGGAACCCGTGGGAGGAGCAGAGGTACTCCGGTGACTAG
- a CDS encoding ferredoxin reductase, translated as MTRTTSDTTAPGLFVPPTRFAVPGRIAVSNREAARWQTATLTEVRRETPHASTFRFAVPGWAGHLPGQHLMLRLTADDGYTAQRHYSIASPPEDAGHIELTLDHVEGGEVSGWFHTLAKPGDEVEVRGPLSGFFAWPGDRPALLIGAGSGVVPLMSMIRHHRMRSLTVPLRLLVSARGPEELIYAREYGAETTPVFTRRAPEGVPVGRLSASQVAPLLAAEQPPGGWEAYVCGSNTFAEHASRLLVAAGQPVDRIRIERFG; from the coding sequence GTGACTAGGACCACCTCCGACACCACGGCGCCCGGACTCTTCGTGCCCCCGACCCGGTTCGCCGTGCCCGGTCGCATCGCCGTCAGCAACCGCGAGGCGGCCCGCTGGCAGACGGCCACCCTCACCGAGGTCCGGCGGGAGACACCCCACGCCTCCACCTTCCGGTTCGCGGTGCCCGGCTGGGCCGGTCATCTGCCCGGCCAGCACCTGATGCTGCGGCTGACCGCCGACGACGGCTACACGGCCCAGCGGCACTACTCGATCGCCTCACCCCCGGAAGACGCCGGGCACATCGAACTGACCCTGGACCATGTCGAGGGCGGCGAGGTCTCCGGCTGGTTCCACACACTGGCAAAACCCGGCGACGAGGTGGAGGTGCGCGGTCCGCTCAGCGGTTTCTTCGCCTGGCCGGGCGACCGGCCCGCGCTGCTGATCGGCGCCGGTTCCGGGGTCGTACCGCTGATGTCGATGATCCGGCACCACCGTATGCGCAGCCTGACCGTGCCGCTGCGGCTGCTGGTGTCGGCGCGCGGTCCCGAGGAGCTGATCTACGCGCGGGAGTACGGGGCCGAGACCACGCCCGTCTTCACCCGCCGGGCGCCCGAAGGTGTGCCGGTCGGACGGCTGTCGGCCTCCCAGGTGGCGCCGTTGCTGGCCGCCGAGCAGCCGCCGGGCGGTTGGGAGGCGTACGTGTGCGGCTCCAACACGTTCGCCGAGCACGCCTCGCGCCTGCTGGTGGCGGCGGGCCAGCCCGTGGACCGGATCCGGATCGAACGCTTCGGCTGA